ACAAGTCGATGAGAAAGCTGAAAAGGGATATTAACAGATTTTGCTCTTAAGTTAATCTTTTTTTGGAGGATAGTATATAATGGATAAATACTAGTAAATAATTTTTGGAGGATAGTATATTAGCAAGAGATATGTTATTTGGGTGATATATTCTCCgaaatatcaaactaaaacatGCTCCCACATTATTCTTATACTCaaaatatcaaactaaaacatgctcgaaatatataaataaatccatctgtataaatatatttcaaaatattttataacattttattcttgtttaattATGTGCTCGATATCTATCTAGTTTTCAAAAGTTGATCCGCAGCCAGCATGATTCCCATTTCCTTGGAATAATTGTACAACACTTAACATTGAATTATCTAGAAATCGAAAAATACCATGGATTGCCCCAATTTAGGCTATCTTCGATTAGTttcaatttgagtaaaaaaataaaaaaacatataatacataaattacatttgaattaatacaaaaattaaataaattcaaaattgaattaaatgaattgatataatcaatgcaaacaataattaaagTGGTCATTTATTAcagtacacacacatatataattaattttgatatcTGCACACCTACCGTACACACTtttgtgagcaccgatgaggtgtcactcatctattggatgtgatgaaatatagaaaaattacacATCGAATGGAtgagtgatatatatatatatatataacattgcaatcatttgtgtttaaaatttatttatacagtttgtaataaaaattatatcatagtaacacaaatcatatcacaaattaaattgattgatataatcaatgtaaaaattttaatttagtttatattttcaataaagtttagtttcaatttgaaaaaaaataataaaaaatatataatatataaattatatttaattaataaaatgaattaaattcaaatttgaactaaatgaattgatataatcaatacaaacaataattgaaattatcatttattgtagtacatatatttcaatattaatgatatatcttttcttttttagaaataacattttgacggaaattaatatttttggcaaaatATTAGAGTACTTGGTAAAAGGACATCGTAAAATGCacaattgtattttaaaaaaaccacTAAAGAACCAGTTGTTTCCTCGTTCAATGATTTTACTTCTTAACCTATATTGCTCATTAAAGAAATTGAGGACTTGATCATGTAGAATACAAGAAGGTTGGCATTATCCATTTTCTCCAATTACCCTTCCTCCTCACCTTTTCTCCctgcaagagtaagaaaaaaaatcgcCTAGATGAGTTAGAAACCACCAATACTCTATCTAAAGTGCATGTCGTGGGATGAAATGTCTACAAAATACCCAAAGGATAACAAGTCTATAGATATATAGAACAAGTCGCATGAGAAAGCTGAAAAGGGGATATTACAGATTTTGCTCATAAGTTAATCGCATATTCACTTGTTTTTTCAGTAAAATTTTGGACTACACTACTAGTAAAAGATTTACTTAAGAAAAGTGGtattgcgagatcaaatatgCGATACATTTCACCTGTATTTCCACCACATTCGAAGCTCGCAAAGCATCCAATATAAGTTGGACATTGTCTGTCAGCTCCCTAATCTGAAAAATTGAGAATGTATATTAGTATTCATAGTTAAGTCTCATCGTAATAGGTGGCAAATCATTTaaaaagtttgatatgatcagcCATAAAATATCCAGCTGCCTCTGTGACTATGATAAGAGGTTAAATGGCAGCACTAACAGTCGATTTGGTGTTTCAAATCATGGCAGGCAAGATTTTCAGCCAGAGATGTTTGATCCGATCAGGCATCTCCAAATTCCACTCCAAAGACAACTTACATGAATAACTAACCCGTCCAAGCTACTTCATTCTCAAAATAGTATCATTGTTACCTAATGAAACCAACTAAAAAGAGTGTACCATGATTCTAATGTGCATTCTTGGTCATACAAATTTACCATTTCCATATCAATATAAATCTTCTGATAAACTCAAGCGTATTACAGTTAGATATCAATTGTCATTTTATTTCATCCAAGAATAATCTAACAAAACCGaaacatttcaaaattcttaacctATATTGCTCACTAAATTCCAATTAAAGAATCAagcttttgatattttcaaCTTTCTGATCTAGAGCCTCAAAATTTCTCTTCTATGTACCAACAATCAAAAAAGAATCGCAAGTTTAAGTTTAGATAAAATGGATAAAGAAATAAGCATAAGCAGgaaatttttcattaatttgacCGACTTACTTTCTTAAAGCTTGCTATTAAGTTTATGGGAACCCATCCATCCACATCCATTTTCTGGCGCAAATATGTGTCCTTCACCAAATTATCATCACTGCAAGATACATGTGAAAATCCAAGCGTTGATACCATGCGCAAATAGACAGCAATGAGCGGATGAATCATTTAGTATGCATAACAAAAATAACataccaaaaataataatctatctgTTTCACAATTTTGGAAGGCAAGTGAGGATCAGGTATGGGAGACGACATTGGTGCATATGGAAACATAGGCATGTGCCCGGGTGAACCTGGGTGGGGTCCAAGAGCAAAATACGTAAAAGATGAAGCATCTGcaaattgaaacaaaatataattagcaCGCAAGATAATCTACAGAAGCAAGTATCTCAAAGCAGCAAACCTCACCATTGTAGAACACTGGGGGACCATAGGGCCGCGCACCCACAGGGGGAGGTGGAGGAATAAAAGGAGCACTTGAAACTGGACCACGTATGAAGGGCCGAGAGGCGACACTCTGCTGGGGTGCAAGGTTTACTCTGCTGCCAAAAGATTGATGGTTATAGCTCCAATCATCAATCCAACGTTCCTGGTATCGTTTGCTACCATGGCCATGATTAGAAGAACCATTCCCTTGAAGTTGCGGTCCACTGTTGTTCCTTCTAAAAGGACCACGCGGATGGTGTGGCTCATGCCCACTGTGAGATCCTCCTCTCTGTCCAACATCCCAACGTGTGTTGTCCCTAGGAGATACCCCCGAAGAGATGCTGGACTTCACTGGCTTAAAAGGAGACGCTTCAACCACAGAACTGTGTGAATTTGGTGCTTGAGAAAAGCTGCCGTTGGCTGTTATGTTTCTGTGACTTGTCCTGTCACCACCTAGCTCCGGAGAACACTGGCGGATAGGAGATTCATGGTTCGAAGCTGAATTTGTTGCTACTTCCTGTGAAGACCAAGAGTCAACTGACGTCCCCTATTATTCACAAAAAGAAAATTTCGTAAGGAAAGCAGTCTAACTTGTACGAAAACTTGATCATCGAGTTCATAATAGCACTAGAAGCATATATAATAAAACCCAAGCAACTAAGAACATCAGATAAATTGAACAGGTAGATTAAAAGGGCCAAAATATAGAGAACAACAATGACAGAAATAATAAACCTGTGACAGAATGATTGGTTCGTGAGAGAGTTCTTCAAGAGAATCAGTCGAACTCGAAGAAGCCTTCGTGGAAGCACGAGCTGATTTGGAGAAATCAGGCCAAGATGCTGTCCCCATCAAAGCACCAACCTGCGGAGCAACACCATTAGCAGGATTGTTCCAAACACACTTCTTGGTTACACCAACATTCTCACTTCCCTCAGCCTGACCATCCTCGGCCAAGAAACTAGCAGGTGGTGCGATTAATTGGTTTAGGAAAATTTCAGAAGGCAAAACGTGCTTCTGATCAGAGATACTCGAACATGAACAAGGCGACGCGAGCCGTGAATGGCGATCAATAACAGAATTTACAGATTGAACAGAGGCGGAGGAGTCAGAAGCAGTAGCCATtgcagaaaacaaaaaaataggTCAGGCAACTGAACATCAAACCCACCAACACAATCGAATCGATTAAAGAAAACCCAAAAATTCCCACTCGAAATCGAAATCGCCTATCTCCGCCCGTTTTCTTGTTCGGAAGCAAATAAAAGTGCAGTGTTCTAGTCTCCCCGCATATATATAGAGCAATGAAGCGGGGAATTAGTTTCCTACGACAAATTAATTACAGCTCGGATTTAATTAGGATATACGTATTTAGTATCAAGATAAAAAGATAAaggttaattttatttatttatatatcggaacaaataatattttatatctcgaaaaaaaaaacaaagaagtaAAATAATCGATATTTAAAATCCGAtatcttttatttataaaaacaaagcctatgtttttaaaaatcgaaaaatctttaatgatttATAAGGTGATTTATATcaagttttacttttaaaattttgacataTGGTGATGATATAATTTATCTCCAAATTATCATTAAGAAGATCttatctttgtatttcaaattgtTTCACATTAACTTTTTGctagaaaattttgatagaattaaataaaactcaaataCAAGATTAgataagaaaaacaaaaaacttactctaaaattactaaaaaaataaataatctaaataagaaaaaatatttactattgtcatatttttttcctaaaaaaatagCCGATTTATCTTTAATACcatactttaaataaataataattaatgtatAACATAACTatactttcaaaaatatagataaGGATTGGatgttcaaaatttgaaaatatggtgAGAATAAGAACATGAGTGTTACTTCTGTTCTTAGATAATATAGAGATTATAATTTGCTTTAATCATTCTAAATCAATTGACAAAAATattcttttaattaaataaaaatcatgatagAAATCTACGTTAAactaaatagattttttttgtcAATTGACATGTAATAATTGTTCTAAATAATTTATGTACTAATTGATTCAAGcccaaaaaattattagaaaaaatTGGCTCTACAAGTATTTGTCACTAGTTCAACCCTAAGAATTAATTATGGTCTGATTCATCTATGCACTGCTATCTAGAATATAGAGGTGATTTCAACATGTTCAAGAGTTGATTTTTGTCGTATAAGATTATTCATGGTACACACGTAGCATTTTGTTCTAAATATCACTTATTTTTTTGTGTTCCTGTTGATGATTGTATCTAATATTATTCTATCACATCTCATGCACATGTAAACGCCACAACATAACGAACTCTTATATCAACTAACAAATACTTCGTATTTGctcttattttatgaaaatggcaAAACCGATTTTTTATAAGAGTGCATTTTAtgtcattataaactcatttgtTCAATTTTCTATATAAGAAGAAATATCAAAGACATGTTTTCAGAAGTCCTCAATAAGCTCATCCATTTAAAAATTTAGCGGtggtaatatttttattaaatattgtatATTTGTCCCGGAATCATGAAATACAAAACCTAAAGTGCCtcttaaaacaaaatataaaccgtACCGTTATCATAGCACAATTTTAGTACAAGGAAATGAATCCCTCTCTCTGTATTCTTAGGTAAATGAAAATGTTCTTTGTTTAtggaaaatcaatttaaaataggaAAGGTTCAAAGTATATTCTAAGGGTGTGTTTGGTTGAGTGGATTAAACAATGATAGATTAATAGTCAAACACTTATCCAatatttggttaaaattttaagatgttttaataatcattttgatccgatttaagatccaattttttagataactatttgattattaatctaacAAATCAAGTGAGATACActatcaaaacttaataaattacatttttctCCTCTTATTTCTTAGAGtgttaagttatttattgaataaagAGTGAGTcttatgtgagaccgtctcacggatcttaatctgtgagacgggtcaaccctactcatattcacaataaaagtaatactcagcataaaaaataatactttttcatggatgacccaaatagagatccgtctcaaaaatacgacccatgagaccgtcacacaagtttttgccttgaataaaaaatttattttagaatgtTGTACGTTAGATGTCGATCctgatatttaatatatatcattattatttaatttgatttaaactttaaaaaatataaagatatatttttattttgaaaaaaataatttatttgtatatattttaataaaataataaaaactaaattttaatgTTGGTTATGCttatcaataatattttattttttatatttaattttatgatatttacaCATATTAATTCAGAGATTATTAATATcgttattattatattattattattatctaataTTATGTATTGCTTTGAGCACAACAAATAAGTAAACTTAACAAgggtataatattaaatttattaatacgcaaaaacttgtgtgagacggtctcacgggtcgtatttgtgagacggatctcttatttgggttacccatgaaaaagtattacttttatgctaagagtattactttttattgtgaatatgggtagagttgacccgtctcacggatTATGATCCGtgggacggtctcacatgagactcaCTCAATATTTAAAAGCTAATCACATATTCAAAATGTTGAACCAAACAATCTTAATAGTATCACATAATGTTTGATTATCTATAGCataattaatcatttatttatctcATCACTTGTACCAAACACACCCTAATAGAATAAGAAAAcatgaaatgaaataaatattttaaagattcgTCTTGTCTTATTAACCAGTTGAAATCGACTGTGTTAGATCTATTGTCCCTACTAATGCACTAGTATAATCGGTTGGGAGAATTCAGAATCGATTGGACAATATCTTTGTTAGATGACTTCCGAAGAAGTTTTTTTGTTTGAAAACCTCTTTCTCCAAATCCACTAAGATTGGAcgttgatgcaggatttgatgtaTCCTGGAACCAGTTCGACGTTGGTGCAGTAGTTGGTGATCCACAGGGTGTTTTAGACTGTTCAAACAGTAATTCAACCGACGGTCCAGATGATATTTAAGTTCTAGAAGTTCAACCACTTATTGATTCGGCGGATTTCCTATGACAACAGAATCTTTAGGCACCAAAATTCACAAGCACCTAAACTGACTAGAAAAATTTCACCAGGCGGGCCTACTCCAAATCTCAGAAAACTATACCCAAAAGCAATCATGCCAATGTTCTAGCTATACACATATATGGAACAAAATAATACCAGAAAACAGCAAAAATCAACGAAGATTGTTTTGCGCAAACCGCTTGGCACAGTTCATCCTCGTAGAATAGGGCTCTATTAGAAGCCAAGGATTTGCAGACAGGTTTCGGCAAAAAGGATGCACCCAACATTTTGAAGAAAATGGGTATTCTTGGAAGAGAACAGCTGCAATTTGGGCGCATCTCAGTGCATTTTAGACGAGAAGGGGGACGAGGGCCATGCTTAGGTGCCTTGGGTGAGTGAGGACTGCCAATCCACACTCCTTTTCCACCTCCCTTGCtgcaaatggttccaatatgttTCAACATTTGTTGTTTGTAGTAGACTTCTTAAGTACAAACaacatattggaaccatttggtTTGAGTGGTTGTAGATTCAATTTCTTGATTTTGGTTGATCGTACGCTCTAATGCAGGTGGGTTATCACGATTCAAGGGGTTTGGTGGTTTCACCACCCCATAATTAAATGTGTTTTTTCCTTAACATTGATTTGTTCTCCCGTGGTTTTAttgttttagggtttaggttttTGCTATGTCCCGCAAATTGGGGGTTTTCAGCATATTTGGGGATTTAGAACAtttaaagaaattatattttaggcTATGTTGGACCTTGGGTGACAGAGAATGTGAAGAAACCATCATTCTACTGAGAACCCCCAAGGATGCagttttcattttctttgtGATTGTGTGGTGTAGGATTTTGGATGTGAATTTTGTGCTGGTATAGGTTGTTGGAGTTGATTAAAGGTGATTTTTCAATCaccttatgattattttttcagAAACGGCTCACGCAGCGACTACCGAATTTTAGAGGGATGTTGATCTTTAGTAGTACTTTCTCTCGAATTATTCTTTATGCTAATGAAGGAGCTGTCCCTGCTATGCAGTTGGGTACCAGTATTGGG
This genomic stretch from Primulina tabacum isolate GXHZ01 unplaced genomic scaffold, ASM2559414v2 Contig777, whole genome shotgun sequence harbors:
- the LOC142534988 gene encoding la-related protein 1C-like, whose product is MATASDSSASVQSVNSVIDRHSRLASPCSCSSISDQKHVLPSEIFLNQLIAPPASFLAEDGQAEGSENVGVTKKCVWNNPANGVAPQVGALMGTASWPDFSKSARASTKASSSSTDSLEELSHEPIILSQGTSVDSWSSQEVATNSASNHESPIRQCSPELGGDRTSHRNITANGSFSQAPNSHSSVVEASPFKPVKSSISSGVSPRDNTRWDVGQRGGSHSGHEPHHPRGPFRRNNSGPQLQGNGSSNHGHGSKRYQERWIDDWSYNHQSFGSRVNLAPQQSVASRPFIRGPVSSAPFIPPPPPVGARPYGPPVFYNDASSFTYFALGPHPGSPGHMPMFPYAPMSSPIPDPHLPSKIVKQIDYYFCDDNLVKDTYLRQKMDVDGWVPINLIASFKKIRELTDNVQLILDALRASNVVEIQGEKVRRKGNWRKWIMPTFLYST